The following nucleotide sequence is from Gadus macrocephalus chromosome 18, ASM3116895v1.
ATTACAATGTTCTGACATTTATTGCTTTGAAAATGCTCACATATAAGTGCAAGTCTAACTGCATCTAATTTGATAAATATAATCCTGTAGTTAAATTGATCCTTAAAACATCAAACATCAGACCTCAGTGATGAAAAAGCTTCACAGAATTCAAATCAATATAGGctacaacaaaaaaaattgttttggaGCAGAAGGCCATATGATAAGCATGCAAAAGAGCTATAACCTTTTAATAATATGCTAATACAAAGCACGGACCAGGAAGGACTTTAACTTCTTTGTATTTGGCAACAAAACTTTTTCTATGCATAGGCTGAATACGAACAAGTGCAGAACAGCCCTGTTTAAAGTGAAACGAAGGGAGCTAGTGAGGTGTGGATTAGGTTAGGAACACTAAGGACCATGTCGAAGAATGAGAGGctggctctctcctctctccagtccAGAGAAGCTTAGTTTAACTTGGCTTCCATCCTCATCGTTTAGGAATAAAGCACTGCTGGAGCGTCCCACCTGCATTGGAGTAAAAGGGTTGGAACAAATTCGATGCATGTATGTGCTGCAATCAACGTAACATAGAAGATATAAGATAATGATGACATTACATTTCTTTATTTCACACCACGctatttaaatttaaatttcaCGTTTTCATcataaattaatatttattcatGAAATTGACCTTTTCATTAAatcattattcattcatttgtcAATATTGTCATGTTTGGCGTTCCATTATCCAGGTGCTGGGCGGTCCCACATGttgcacacacaaaataaataacatattGTGAAACATTGCCCCCCTGTGGCTATAGCAGAAACCAGCACAAAGTCCAGCACAAAGTCCAATTAACGATTGCAATTATTACTCGAATAAATCAAAAAAACGGTATGCTGTCGGATCTGAAGTCCTACCTGGAGCAGGTTTGGGTGACGCGGGCGACAGGCGATGATGCCAATGAAGGAGAAGGTAGCCGCAAGCACTGCCAGACAGGACATTATGAAGAATAGGTTGGTGTTACCTGTACAAAGAACAGCACGCTATCGTCATGccaaccaaaataaaaaaaaagccccCAAAAAGTCATAATCACCAAATTattcattatcattatcatgtttatatatatatatatatatatatatatatatatatatatacatagtgtATATGAAATAATTTAACTAGCTATCTATAAATAAGCttttcaatttaaaataaaattgtaTAGAATAGATAAAATCAAGAGAAGGGACAAGAACACATAACAACAAGAGGTAGCAACCAAGAAACCAGAAGACCTAGCAACAGCTGGAAACAATTGATTTATCCggttttatattataaataaatattaactgTGTTATAACCACCTGAAACTGAAAAAAGCTTTTTTCGTTGTTGCATAAAGCACTGGTTATTCAGCTATCATGCATAACCAGCTCTTAAGTCTCTTTCAATTATACATTTCCAGCTTGGACAGGAACAGATTGATTGACCACAGCAGACATGTGCTTTCCATGTTAGGTACACTCCTTTGATGTCGGCCAgcctcaaacacatacacacacaagcatgcatactcacacgcacacacgcacacacacagcaaacaagacaggcacgcacgcacacacacgcacacacacacacacacacacaatgtaatgTAATTCTGCTGAACTAATGAGCCGAACATGCAGAGGGAATGCTCGATTTGAGATGCTGCATGACACAGCTACTAGTGGTCTCTATGTGGTTTTTCCGCAATCTTTTTAAACCAACCCTGCCTTGCTCCCGTTTCGCTGTGTTTCTCAATGTCTTTCCTGTAGCAAAATAGGTCATAATCTTGAGAATGCGAAATGGAAGGAAGAAAGTAAGAAACAGACAAACCCAACAAACCTGTTTTAATCCTATGACTCATATCGTATGTGTTCATTTAGTCATCCACATGGATTGAgtaacagagacagaaagagaaccAAAGACCAAAAGACTAAAAGACAGAATGACAGTGAAAACGTCAAATAAtgaatgataacaaaaacaaaagaatgaatgaacaaaaagCAAGGAACAGAGGAACAAATGAACGAACAACAGTAAGAAAAAACGTATCAACAAAGAAAAGGATTAGATAATTTAAGACCGAACTAGACCGAACGAAAGCCGAAGAACAAGATGGCGGTGACTCACGGCCCCTCCCCACGTAGACGCTGAAGGAGGAGTGCAGGCTGCTGATGTCGTTCTGAACGCTGATGTCCAGGCAGTGGAGGCCACTGGAGGCGAAGGTGTGGTTCAGACGAAGCATGTGGCTGTACAGCACCGACCGAGTGCAGACCGACGGGGTCATGGACCTGCAGTCTGGGACCACCTGCCAGCACACCCACATGGGGGGGctgggacacacaaacacacacacacacaggcgtatacgcacacacacacgcacacacacagagacgtatacgcacacacacacaaacacacgcacacacacagatgtatacgcacacacagacgtatacacacgctcacacatatacatacaaacacacatacatcgacatataaatatgcatacacacagagacacatgcacacacacacaaacacacacacacacacacacacacacacacacacacacacacacacacacacacacacacacacacacacacacacacacacacacacacacacacacacacacacacacacacacacacacacatacatacacacacaccaacacaggaTGGGACAAGGCATAAATAAGGGGGGTGCATTAGTTTGAGATATGTGGTGTGGTGACATGAGCATCTCTAATCAACAAAGCTCGATTCTACAGATGAACACACTAACTCCCTCATAAAAACCCAAATAGGCATGAAATTAATCTGACTTGTctggggaaaaaaagagaagggtTAATAATAACTCACCTCCCATCAACATGAAAGAACATGCTGACATTCTCGGCCACATGGTAACTAGAATGCCCTTCCATCTCAATTTTGCTGATTGCGTCTAGAAAAACAGAGATAAACACCAGAACTCAGGAGTCAAATCGATAGTGCTACATCCATGCCCAATCCACCGATGCGTTGTGGTTGTTCTTTGTGTTATTACGTATTGGACAGGGAAGTCTTATAATAATCAGGCCTACCAAGAACTTTTAAATCCATCGAGTAATCTCCAGCTATCGGTACTTCTTGTTTGGTCATGTTGGCCCCCACTTGCAGCCGCAGAGTATAGTTCCCAGATTCTGTGTAGTTGTAGCGAGCCACTGGCTCGGTTCCTTCGATCACCTCCCTGCGCAGAGAAACGGAACCATCACGTCCTTGGACCCTCTGCTCTTACAACTAAGACCAAGACCAAACAAGACCACTTTAAACACAAGGGAGGCTCTGGATGTTGGCCTACCCGTTCCCAAAGTCCCACGTGTAGGTGAGCTTCATTTGGACCAAGGTTTGTTCTGGGTCGAAGATCTGGAACATGGCGACGGTCTGGACAGATGAGGCGAGCTCTCCGGTGTCACGAACCAACGTCGAGTTTCCTTCATTCTGGTAGAATACAAGTTTCCCTGACACGTTTTCTATGTGAGCAGGAGGGAAAACAAAACGATGACACCTCATACCTTTTGAAACGGGTCCTTAATGAGTTGGGTCAGGCCTACCTAGTTTGAAGATGGGGTCCGTTTGCCCGGACACTTGGACACCCGGGAACAGATGAATGCATGTCAAGATCAACACATTTAAACGCCTGAAAAAAACAAATCCAACTCAGTTGATCATTATTAAAAATGCTTTAAGGTTCGTGCGAATCTCTGTAGTACTACTGTTCATCATTACCGATACATGCTGATCATCAGGCTGGTTCAGATGAGCCTTGACATTGGTACAGTGAGGTGAAGGAGTGGTAGGTGAAGCGTAAAGTGCCAACAGACCGCGTGTTAGACCACCGGACTTGGATAAAGGTGTGAAATCGCCACCATGCGTTTCAAGGATGTGCTTGTGAGGAACCCTGATCTTTTATTGAGTGTCATACTGTCTGCCCGCCTACTTCGATCAACTTTAAACATTACACATGATAATATatgtttttaaatataattgtataagcCTAAATAGGATCATCACATCGTCAATACTGATTTATTTTGCGCTGTAGTTGATGCGTAATGGTTAAAAGCGTGCGTAATTCCTATGCCTATGAACGTCCGCATCGTGGTGCCAGAGATACACAAGTTTTACGGTACATTATTAATAGTCAAATATTAATTCCAATTATGTCGATCTAAAATGAGGAACCGGAATTTGATGAAATGGGAAATTGAACGAAGAGTTCAACGTTAGTTTCCAGAGTAAAATTGTGTCTAAACTGCTCCAATATCTATCTAAATTTCGTattctatcacacacacacg
It contains:
- the tmem130 gene encoding transmembrane protein 130; translation: MISMYRRLNVLILTCIHLFPGVQVSGQTDPIFKLENVSGKLVFYQNEGNSTLVRDTGELASSVQTVAMFQIFDPEQTLVQMKLTYTWDFGNGEVIEGTEPVARYNYTESGNYTLRLQVGANMTKQEVPIAGDYSMDLKVLDAISKIEMEGHSSYHVAENVSMFFHVDGSPPMWVCWQVVPDCRSMTPSVCTRSVLYSHMLRLNHTFASSGLHCLDISVQNDISSLHSSFSVYVGRGRNTNLFFIMSCLAVLAATFSFIGIIACRPRHPNLLQVGRSSSALFLNDEDGSQVKLSFSGLERGESQPLILRHGLMVCS